The Acidobacteriota bacterium genome segment CTGAGCTACAGGCGCAATCCCGAACGATCCAAAGAACAAATCAGGCCTTTTAGCATGAACCGACGGGTTTGTCAACCCCAAACCCTCAAGCCTGGTACTTGAGGATCGAGAACACGTCCAGGCCAGCCAGGGCGTCCCGCCCCCGGAGGAACTCGAGTTCCACGACGAAACCGGCCTCCACCAGCGTGCCGCCCTGGGAGGTCACCATCTCCGCCACGGCCCGCGCCGTCCCGCCCGTGGCGATGAGGTCGTCGACGAGGAGGACCCGGTGGCCGGGGCGGACCGCGTCCTCGTGCATCTCCAGGGCATCGGTGCCGTACTCCAGGGCGTAGCTGCGGCTGACGGTCTTCCAGGGAAGCTTCTTCGGCTTGCGGACCGGAACGAACCCGGCCCCCAGCCCGTAGGCCACGGCCGAGGCGAAGATGAAGCCCCGGGCCTCGATCCCGACGACGGAATCGATCCGGGCCGGGCCGTAGCGGTTCACGAAGGTCCGGATCACCTCCGAGAAGGCCGGACCGTTCGCCAGCAGCGTGGTGATGTCATAGAAAAGGATGCCGGGCTTCGGGAAGTCCGGGATCTCGCGGATGATCTTCTTCAAATGTTCCATGTTCAGTCCTCGATCGAAAAGGTGTGAAAGGTCTCCCCGCCGTCGTCCACCGTCTCCGCGGTCACCCCCGCGACCGATGCGTGGCGCGGGCCTTCCCGCAGGAGGCCCTCCAGTGCACAGAGGGCATCGGGCCCGCCCTGGGCCAGGACCTCCACGCACCCGTCGTCCAGGTTCCGGACCCAGCCGCAGACCCCGAGGGCGCGCGCGCGGTACAGGACGAAGTATCGGAATCCCACGCCCTGGACAATCCCCCGAACCCGATACCGCCGTGTGATCATGGAAGGGCCTCTGGACTGGTACCTTCGTTCGCCCGCCCGGCGGACGGAGGGAAAAGACGGCACTGACGGAAAGCCCGCGGCAGGTTGCCGCGGGCTTTCGTTGAATGATGGTCGGGGCGAGAGGATTTGAACCTCCGACTTCACGGTCCCGAACCGTGCGCTCTAGCCAGACTGAGCCACGCCCCGAAAAGAGGCGAAGGATACACGACGACCACGCCCCGTGTCAATCCCAAATTGACCCCCGGGGAAAAAAACTGCCGCCTCCCCGGTTTTCGGTGGAACCTGCAGGCCCTTTCGTCGTGTTAGGGGTTGTTTGAATTTTGTCGGGAGGACAGCGCCATGAAACGCTTCATCGTGATCTTCGCAGGGTTCGTTCTCGCGGCGTCCGCCGTGATCATTGCCCAGGACGAGGGCCCGGTGGTCGTCAAGATGCAAAGGGAAACCGGCGGCGCCGGCTGGCTGGGGGTCCAGATCCGCGAACTGAAGGCGGATGAGATGGCCGGGATGACCGAACCCGACCAACCGGGCGTGGCCATCGTCAAGGTGATGGAGGACAGCCCCGCGTTAAAGGCCGGCCTCAAGGACGGCGACATCGTCACCCACTACGCCGGGATCCCCGTTCTGGGCGTCGCCCATTTCCGGGGCCTGGTCTCCCAGACGGCGCCGGGGCGCACCGTGCGGCTCGACGTGGTCCGGGATACCGGCAAGACCACCCTCAAGGCCCAGATCGGCGAGGGTGAGGCCCCGAAGGCGGCCCGGCGGTTTTTCTTCCCCATGCCCGGGGCCGAGGCGCCGGACGTGGAGATCCCCGGGCTCGAGTGGTACGGCGACGACGAGGACGCGTTCGCCCCCAGGCACCGCGGCCAGGGGCCTGGCGCCGACCGCGACGTCCGCATCTTCCGGTACCGTGAGGGCTCGCCCCGGCTGGGGGTCGAGGTGGAGCCCCTCAACGACCAGCTCGCCGCCTTCTTCGGCGCGACGGACGGCGGCCTGCTCGTCAAGTCCGTCCAGCCCGGATCAAGCGCCGAGAAGGCGGGGCTGAAGGCCGGCGACGTCATCGTCTCCGTGGACGGGGTGAAAACCGCCGACGCCGGCGACATCCGGGACGCCCTGGCCAAGGCCGAGGGCAAGGAAGCGGCCGTGAAGGTCGTGCGCAACGGCAAGACCCTGGACCTGAAGGCCCTGGTGGAAAAACCGGAGAAACCCGAGAAGCCCCGGCGCCCGGCCAAACTGTAGATCCCGTCCGCGTCCCGGGCCGAGGCGCCCGGCCAACGACCGGAAAAGAGAGTTTCGACACCCAATGCCTCACTATCACAACCTCCCCGGGGCGGCCTGACCACCCGCACCGGAACCTCCTTGCGGCGGGGGCCCTTCCCCCGCCTATCTTTTTCCAGGGGTTTAGGCTCAATACTG includes the following:
- a CDS encoding adenine phosphoribosyltransferase, which translates into the protein MEHLKKIIREIPDFPKPGILFYDITTLLANGPAFSEVIRTFVNRYGPARIDSVVGIEARGFIFASAVAYGLGAGFVPVRKPKKLPWKTVSRSYALEYGTDALEMHEDAVRPGHRVLLVDDLIATGGTARAVAEMVTSQGGTLVEAGFVVELEFLRGRDALAGLDVFSILKYQA
- a CDS encoding acylphosphatase, whose protein sequence is MITRRYRVRGIVQGVGFRYFVLYRARALGVCGWVRNLDDGCVEVLAQGGPDALCALEGLLREGPRHASVAGVTAETVDDGGETFHTFSIED
- a CDS encoding PDZ domain-containing protein encodes the protein MKRFIVIFAGFVLAASAVIIAQDEGPVVVKMQRETGGAGWLGVQIRELKADEMAGMTEPDQPGVAIVKVMEDSPALKAGLKDGDIVTHYAGIPVLGVAHFRGLVSQTAPGRTVRLDVVRDTGKTTLKAQIGEGEAPKAARRFFFPMPGAEAPDVEIPGLEWYGDDEDAFAPRHRGQGPGADRDVRIFRYREGSPRLGVEVEPLNDQLAAFFGATDGGLLVKSVQPGSSAEKAGLKAGDVIVSVDGVKTADAGDIRDALAKAEGKEAAVKVVRNGKTLDLKALVEKPEKPEKPRRPAKL